The Daphnia pulex isolate KAP4 chromosome 7, ASM2113471v1 genome includes the window CATGCATACACAGGTTGTATGCATCTTGATTCGTGGTAGAGTCTTCGGCAGAGTACCAAAATGAGCAGAATCTCATAAAGAAAACCCTGGAAGTGCGCAATTTTTCTACAGCCTTATTCGTCTATTTTCGCAGTTAACTTTCTCCCATAAACAAATCTTCATTGCCCTTTCTATTCCACGATAAAAACATCAGCTCAAATATCGACAATGAATGAATGCAAAGGAAGCAAACTTGTGCGATAAAAATATCCAAACGAAAAGCAATAACAGTTTCTAGCTAGCTCCCGAACTTTGGCAATGTTGGAAAAAGTCGAAACATGTAGTACGGGCCTGCTTGCCTACCGTCCATTTGATTCAGCCAAAACTCTTATAAACTAAGACGCTTCCTGATGGTCAAAACCAAGGAAACGAGGCAGTGGTCACGTTTTCAAGCGTGAAAGTTGATCATTGCCGTACGTGCTAAAACAAGTCGACACGTACTCGGATTCCAATTCATTCATGACTCATCGTCTTGTTTAGCCCTCCCACAAACAGCCGCATTCCAAACGCTCATCTCCCGAAAATAACacattttgacaaaatttccTCAACGCGGAGAAAATGcgattttgatgtttttttcccccttttttcctgaTAAAAAGTTACGGGATATctaatcaaaagagaaaatgaataaagggATCGCTATATATCGTTTCATTTCCCGCCTCTCCTgtcttcttcaatttcattttccctttttgtttcgtcgacgccactctctctctctctcgagtcCTGCAGAACGCGGAAGaaagacgaaacaaaaaaaaggaataaataaaaaatatcccgAAGATGCATTACGAATTAATGCTCGACTGCTTTTGGCAGGAGCACGTCACGGCTTTTAGTTGTCAGGGAGGACCGGAAAGAAAAACTCGAATCCATCATCTAAGATGTCTCCCGTTTGCAAAGTAATTAAGAATAAGACAACGGTATAAATACGAGATGGATTAGTTGGACGATACATAAAAGattcttgaaaaagaaagtcgCGAGATCTTTCGAGAAAATGGGGAAAGACCTTGGTAAAacaaagcaaatgaaaaaaaccaaagggACTCTGTCAAGGTTCTGAATGGGAAAGTGGCGCGTGCTGTTACGTAAAATGCACACCTGGCAGTTATCCAACTAGTTGTTATTTGTTGGCCGAGACCAACAAACTttggaaaagttaaaaatatcatCATCTCCCCCCCGTTCTCTTGAATTGATACACGGCGAGTGCAATCGTGCACTGAGCACACGAGAAACTTTCAAGTGTCaaaatcgaaatttaaataaacataTGGACTGCAATGTGCAAAATAGGCTCTAGTCGATCGTTTGCTGGGCCATTGGACTCTCGTGCTGTGTCCTAAAAAAACGTGGCGGATCGAGCTCTGCCGGCCGTTTGCTctggttgtgtgtgtacatagtCTATGCACGGTGGACCACTTTGACTGAACTTATATAACTGCTATGTTATGAAAAAGTAGACTGCTGGATTGCACTGTGTAATAACAAGACACTTCCAGGATCGGTTCGTTATTGCCAAGGAAATGAGGGCGACTGCCGTCGAAAACACTTCACCTTTAAGCCGGAATTGAAGCGCGAGTGACTTGAGAGAAGGCGGATAAGATCGCCCTCAGCCACTGCTTTTGGGAGATTTTTTCCAgccctttcttttcttgcgaGCCAATCGTTAGAAATACTGACAAGATGGCGGAGATGACTATCCTTCAAAGTCACGGTTCAATGATCATCATCTGCCCCtcggaaagaaaataacaaacccCCCTCTTCTTGGCTGCGCAATCTAGATCGAGGTGTCCATTAGTGTGACCCGTcgatgtgaaaaagaaataaacattcGTCTTTGGACTCGTCCAAATGCCCTGCAGCTATTTTTCATTAATCCACAAACAGGCCGCTTCTGCGCAggtggaaaaatcaaaaggaagatggggagtgttttgtttttgaatacCTGAGCGATTTGTTTGTCCCGTTTGTGTGACACCAAAAACTGGCAACTTGATGTAGAAGATTGAAAGTTGTCACAGGGTCCAACGTTTTCTCTATTGACCGGTACGGAAGATTTCAGCGGCTGCTAAATAAAGTACTGAGAAAGAGCTTCTGGCCGAACTGACTAACTACAGTTAAAAAACTTGACTGGGGCGCCCGTTTGGACGAACGCAGACGTCTGTTGGCGCAGGTCTGAGCCGAGTCACTACCCAACGtttgagaagaaagaagaacgtcatttcaatatttccgTGCAGCACAGACGACGACAAAAAAGGGGCGTTGACCAACGGGATGGCTGCAGCGTAGCCTAGATAAAAGCGGCTTCTTTTTGACCCACGCCGACGTCTACTATAAACACACACCAAGACCAAGTCGACCGTTATCGATTCACCACCGCAAGCGGGAGGGACCGACTGTTTCAGCCGCCGGCGAGCTCGCCAACATGAAAGAATAACGGCCGCCGTTGATTGGGCTTGACTAAACAGTCGAAATGACCAACTATTCCAATAGTTCGATCTATCCAAGGAGTTTTGGTTATATGCGTAGCAGCTAAATAATTTCGTGtgtagatttttattttttaatttttacatcaATTGCGCCTTGGACGTATAAGCAGGTAGGCGCTGTATCCTCTCCAGATAAACCCAattttcccgtttcttttgAAGGAcacaccttttctttttcaaatgccaaaagacaaaacaacattttttaaaaaaaagggggcgtgTGTAGATTCTTTTTCCAGATTTTGTCAGCCCTTTCTCCTATCGGTCTCGTGCACTTTACGCCAATGGCACGGAAATTCCATTTTAcgacaattttaaaaaggaaaaagagaaaaaaattccttgtGGATTTCTACGGTTTTTGGGAACGCAGCTCAATACAAAGCACAGAGCTACTTTGCAGTTGTAGCGAAGAAACCTTTTgaatggggggaaaagaagaagaaggggtcTCTCCGGTCTATTACGGTACGGGTGGGGGGTGGACTACATTTACTTGACAGTCGGACATGTTCATCGACACTCGGGCCGTCTCGCGCTGATTTATATGACAGAAAATCTCAATTCTACCAAGCAAGACGCGAGTAAAATTTGTCGTCAGTCTCCACCCGCTGACGACCTATACCCGtgcccatcttcttcttcgccgcACTCTCGCAAAAGGCATCCATTTGCATGTGGTATGtggaaaacatttgattttcttttccaccgGGCGGCGACGGCGTTAATGGGATCCATTGTGCTATTTGGAGTAGTTATATCATCTCTCCCGGATGATATCCACTTCTTTCGTCTCCACGAGGACACTTTACAGATGATAACAAAACGCTCATCATCTTGCGTGGTTTAGCACCCATGCgactgtctgtctgtgtgtgtctatttttcagcttttgttgtttccttcaccagcagcaccgagcagcagcacagaggAGCTTTGGTGCTTTCACGATATATCAGCTCAAATGAGGTAACAAGCAAAAGTATTGATCTTCCCGCCTGCCTTTCTCCCCCCCCTCTCCACCGCCCGTCTTGTGTTGTCAagatttttatcaaaataatcTACTACATTTTGCCAGCGCTATTACTCTTGATTTACTCGCTTCATCCTGCATTCGCCTTGCCTGTCGTCACttggaataagaaaatagagagagaaagatattTCTCAACGTCGCCTAGATACATAATGTAGGTGTTATGTGTAATACCACCTACCTACCTACTAGTAGTACTAGTACTAGTACTAGTACAAGTTTGGCGATTTCCCTTCGGTGGACCTCCAATGACTTTGCCGCAGTAGATCAAACGAAACCTCCGTCCACCAAGTCAATCGAATTCGTCGCTACGTGAATTCGCTCAGCTGTTTCCTGCTGTGTGTACTGAAATTCAATTGGCAAATGCCTACCGAGCTACCGAGGTGAATACCTCTGCTGCGTTATTACCAATTTACCCTAGTGTCTTTGAGAGCTGGTGGCCATTGGAATTGAAGTTTATTTGggagttttattattatgcggcgacaagccaaaaagaaaaagaaaaggaaaagataaacCCGACATGCATAGATGACACATTACACGTCATCTTTGGCCGGCCATTTCATATGGCACGTCAAAATGCGGGAGAAGCCGAGACAAGTATATTCCGGATGGATGATGGTTTTGTTTTGACCAGGCCGCCTATATATacggtatatatatacgacaTCCTGGACCGTGACTCCTTGCCGGACGGAATGGCAAGAGTGTCATGGACCGCTCGCTtgttcccttcttcttcttctttttcctctccaTCTCTTTCTCCGAAcgttattcatttctttttcttatattcggCGCTATTCCTTTATTTCCCACGTTCTCAACATTGATCCAGCCCTCCGACGATAAGAAGGATGAAAGCgagagcccagcagcagccagctaatgaataattcaaaacgGTGTGTTGATCTGCTCTTTCTAAGCGAATTCGTACCCCCGATGTTCGATCCCGAGTGCCAACACCTAATAGTCAAGCCGTGAAAACCGATCCACCGGGAGGCCTATGGGCACATTGGCTGAATCTCTCACGCCTTCTAttgctcctctctctctctgtgtgaaTGTATGTGTGTGGACGTGTTTCAAACCTTGGCCGCGTGCGGATGTGGAAGCGACAGAGCAAAACAGTTGGCAATGCACTAAAATCAATACATCTCTTTCCCGCATCTACCCAATCAGTACACGGCCTTTTTTCCCGCGCACGCGCCCCTAAACACCCAGCACATTCTTCATAATTAACGGCGATCTTTTTACGCTCTAGCCTTTTTGAAATGAGGTGATTTTATTACCAACAACTCCTTTATTCTTTCAGGGTAAAAACGGTTGGCGCCTTGATTTAACTAATGCCCATCTAATGGAAAATGAATTGCTTTTTACAGTAGGATTACTATAGAGCAGCAAAGCTCTATTGCTTGGAAGTTTTCCCTTTCGCTATACTACCGTATATaaagtatatatatgtatactatatactatatatgtTGCCCAATTCTGTCATATAGCGTCAAGTCATTTCACGCCTTCACTCGTCGCGATTGACCGATTTTTCCTGGCCGGCTACACCGTAAGACATAGTTCCTCAAGCGGATATATCGGGATATATATACTACCCAGTATATTGCATTATTATAAGAAAGCCGATCACATTAAACCTCGATTGATATATACACTCGGAATTCTAGTTCTATTCGTGTTCCGCGCCAATGCTATCAAATGTTAAATTACCTCCGGGGTTAAAACTCTACAATGAGTGATGAACAAAATTATTCATGTACTAGCCTATTAATTATTCTGGTGCAAAAAACCCTTACACCTTATTTCCCTCCAAAAATAAACACGGTTCcggaaattaaaagaaaaatgattcagCAGCTCTATCTCGATGAAAACTTGATATTCATAAAGTCATTACCGGCATTTT containing:
- the LOC124198371 gene encoding uncharacterized protein LOC124198371, which translates into the protein MDPINAVAARWKRKSNVFHIPHANGCLLRECGEEEDGHGIEIFCHINQRETARVSMNMSDCQQPLKSSVPVNRENVGPCDNFQSSTSSCQFLVSHKRDKQIAQVLIKKLTCHLHRQLCGTWETKGCSRNRELTIARNFNNPTDVG